One genomic region from Planctomicrobium piriforme encodes:
- a CDS encoding beta strand repeat-containing protein, translating to MLESRTLLSGAGPAVISIERSPPDAITMNSTKFTVTFSENVTGVDSSDFAIVKTGTVVNDQKVKITQVSGAVYTASVTGIYGAGTLGINLVDDGSIRDSANLPLATHVSFSPKTGSVIVSAPTAVADFNEDGKPDLAVAGGNASTVGVYLGHGDGTFKAGTAYPVAHQATDVIAADLNEDGHLDLVATCLGSNVICVLLGRGDGTFNSSVRVIAGSGTGPESLAAGDVDNDGHLDIVTSNVTGSVSVLIGNGNGTFETAQVYNVGSGKNNTSQTQFITLADLNGDGNLDLARSIMTDVGFNYPGAIGVLLGNGTGVFQQQTNYTAGYNPHSLQVADLNGDHVPDLVATNGGDTDNYSVLLGTGAGTFQPAQVFAAGTDVSALAVADVDGDGIPDLAVVDPAINAVGVFRGNGDGTFQPQHYYYSVLATSSFTSFVSTADLNGDGRIDLVVSSNGPSSVLLSHLVTDFNGTMYSVDVDFPPTDIALDHATVGENKPLGTLVGAFSATDKDPNETFTYSLVSGSGSTGNASFSISGNQLLTAQVFDASVQNSYSIRVRVTDSRGLSYEKVFAIGVTVGNQPPVIGGFSGTIDYPEHSIPILIASDATVKDYDSSDFDTGSLTLTITQNVQSYDYLSIRSQGNGPGQIAVANGNKVYYGGIFFGTSTGGTNKVGLTITFNANATPTAAQALLRTITFESLSPTPSTLPRTVRAIVRDGDGGTSASVYKTINVIVTNNNPGLGFQTTNATYTGVPVVISPQGEILDQDSPNFDGGVLTLNLTTNAQGSDVLAVRNQGTGPGQVGVSGVNVTYGGIVVGTFTGGTNKVGLKITFNANSSPVIAREVLRNITFSNSSATPPTARRTLVGKITDGDGGTSVSQSMTVTFQLVMAATLASNQSPVISQFAGSINYAPGESPVLIDYDAIVTDADSSTLNGGAMTISLTANGQGSDVLAIRNQGRLAGKIGVSGSSVLYGGVAIGTLTGGTNKVGLKITFNADSTPEAAQALLRNITFVSTLAAPSTAPRTVRVILTDGSGGTSAAMTKTITVASAHASPVIAGFDGSVNYTPGAGATIIDSDVTVTDQDSPNLNQGQLTVSLRNNIQGTDILSVRNIGTGAGQIGVSGSNVTYGGVIIGTLAGGAKKVPMTVIFNANAAAAAAQALLRAVTFQSTLSNPVTLTRTVRVILTDGHGGTSNEALKSITIG from the coding sequence GTGCTGGAGTCTCGAACGCTGCTCTCCGGGGCCGGCCCGGCGGTGATTTCGATCGAGCGTTCCCCGCCCGATGCGATTACGATGAACTCCACGAAATTCACGGTCACTTTCAGTGAGAACGTCACCGGAGTCGACAGCAGCGATTTTGCGATCGTGAAGACCGGCACCGTGGTGAATGACCAGAAGGTCAAGATCACGCAGGTGAGCGGCGCGGTGTATACCGCGTCGGTGACCGGGATTTATGGCGCCGGCACGCTGGGGATCAACCTGGTGGACGACGGTAGCATTCGTGACTCCGCCAACCTGCCCCTGGCAACGCATGTCAGCTTTTCCCCGAAGACCGGGAGCGTGATTGTTTCCGCACCCACCGCGGTCGCCGACTTCAACGAGGACGGCAAGCCGGATCTCGCGGTCGCCGGTGGAAACGCCAGTACGGTCGGCGTCTATCTGGGACATGGTGATGGCACGTTCAAAGCAGGGACTGCCTATCCTGTCGCCCATCAGGCCACCGATGTGATTGCAGCGGACCTGAATGAAGATGGTCATCTCGATCTGGTGGCGACCTGCCTGGGATCGAACGTCATTTGCGTGCTGCTGGGGCGGGGGGATGGAACCTTTAATAGCTCAGTCCGGGTGATCGCCGGATCTGGAACCGGCCCCGAAAGCCTGGCGGCCGGAGACGTCGACAACGACGGCCATCTCGATATCGTCACATCAAACGTCACAGGCAGCGTCAGCGTGCTCATCGGCAATGGGAACGGGACTTTCGAGACGGCGCAAGTTTACAACGTCGGCAGCGGTAAGAACAACACGTCCCAGACCCAGTTCATCACCCTTGCCGACCTCAATGGGGACGGCAACCTGGACCTCGCCCGCAGTATCATGACGGACGTCGGCTTCAACTATCCAGGAGCCATTGGCGTGCTGTTGGGGAACGGAACGGGGGTCTTTCAGCAACAGACGAATTACACTGCCGGATACAACCCTCATTCGCTGCAGGTGGCGGATCTGAACGGCGATCACGTTCCCGATCTCGTTGCGACGAATGGCGGCGACACGGACAATTACAGCGTGCTGCTGGGAACTGGCGCGGGCACATTCCAGCCGGCGCAGGTATTCGCCGCGGGGACGGATGTCAGCGCACTGGCGGTCGCGGATGTTGACGGAGACGGCATTCCGGATCTGGCGGTCGTCGACCCGGCCATCAATGCCGTCGGCGTCTTCCGTGGGAATGGGGACGGCACGTTCCAGCCGCAGCACTATTATTACAGCGTCCTCGCCACGTCGTCCTTTACGTCGTTTGTCAGCACAGCGGATCTGAATGGCGACGGACGAATCGACCTGGTCGTGTCCAGCAATGGGCCGTCGTCGGTGCTGCTCTCGCATCTCGTGACCGACTTCAACGGAACGATGTACAGCGTCGACGTCGACTTCCCACCGACGGACATTGCGCTGGACCATGCCACGGTCGGCGAGAACAAGCCGCTGGGGACGCTGGTAGGTGCCTTTAGCGCGACGGACAAAGACCCGAATGAAACCTTCACCTACAGCCTGGTCTCAGGCTCTGGTTCGACGGGCAACGCCAGCTTCTCGATCTCGGGCAATCAGTTGCTGACGGCACAGGTCTTCGATGCGTCGGTGCAGAACAGTTACTCGATCCGGGTTCGAGTCACCGACAGCCGCGGGCTGAGCTATGAAAAAGTGTTCGCGATCGGCGTCACAGTTGGCAATCAGCCGCCTGTCATCGGCGGGTTCTCCGGGACGATCGATTACCCGGAGCATTCCATTCCCATCCTCATCGCCAGCGATGCGACGGTGAAGGACTATGACTCGTCCGATTTTGACACAGGTTCGCTGACGCTGACGATCACGCAGAACGTCCAGAGTTACGATTACCTGAGCATTCGGAGCCAGGGGAACGGTCCCGGCCAGATCGCCGTGGCCAACGGCAATAAGGTCTACTACGGGGGGATCTTCTTCGGCACCTCTACCGGCGGTACGAACAAGGTGGGGCTGACCATCACGTTCAACGCCAATGCCACTCCGACTGCGGCACAAGCCCTGCTCAGGACGATCACCTTCGAAAGCCTGTCGCCCACGCCGTCCACGTTGCCGCGAACGGTGCGGGCCATCGTCCGTGATGGTGACGGGGGGACCAGCGCCTCGGTCTACAAGACGATCAACGTCATTGTGACGAACAACAATCCCGGCTTGGGCTTCCAGACCACGAATGCGACATACACCGGCGTGCCTGTCGTCATCAGCCCGCAGGGGGAAATCCTCGATCAGGATTCGCCGAACTTCGATGGCGGCGTGTTGACCCTCAACCTCACCACGAATGCGCAGGGGAGCGATGTCCTGGCGGTTCGCAATCAGGGGACGGGCCCCGGACAAGTGGGAGTCTCCGGTGTGAATGTGACCTATGGCGGCATCGTGGTCGGCACGTTCACCGGCGGGACGAATAAAGTCGGGCTGAAGATCACGTTCAACGCCAACTCGTCTCCAGTCATCGCCAGAGAGGTGCTTCGCAACATCACGTTCAGCAACTCGTCCGCGACTCCGCCGACGGCGCGTCGGACACTTGTCGGGAAAATCACCGATGGTGACGGCGGAACAAGTGTGTCTCAGTCGATGACGGTCACCTTCCAGTTGGTGATGGCTGCCACCCTGGCCTCGAATCAATCGCCGGTGATCTCCCAGTTTGCCGGCAGCATCAACTACGCCCCAGGAGAGAGTCCTGTTCTCATTGATTACGACGCCATTGTGACGGACGCGGATTCCTCCACCTTGAACGGCGGCGCCATGACGATCAGCTTGACGGCCAATGGACAGGGAAGCGATGTATTGGCGATTCGGAATCAGGGGCGGCTGGCTGGCAAAATCGGCGTTTCCGGCAGCAGCGTTCTCTACGGCGGTGTTGCCATTGGGACGCTGACCGGGGGGACAAACAAAGTCGGCCTCAAGATCACGTTCAATGCCGATTCGACGCCGGAAGCTGCCCAGGCGCTGCTGCGGAATATCACATTCGTCAGCACGTTGGCGGCCCCATCGACGGCCCCTCGCACTGTTCGGGTCATCCTGACCGACGGGAGTGGCGGAACCAGCGCGGCGATGACCAAAACCATCACCGTCGCATCTGCTCATGCCTCTCCGGTGATCGCGGGTTTTGATGGGAGCGTGAATTATACGCCCGGTGCGGGGGCTACAATCATCGACAGTGATGTGACCGTTACCGATCAGGACTCGCCCAACCTGAACCAGGGCCAGCTCACGGTGAGCCTGCGTAACAATATCCAGGGAACTGACATCCTCTCCGTCCGGAACATTGGAACCGGAGCCGGTCAAATTGGAGTCTCCGGCAGCAACGTCACCTACGGAGGCGTGATCATCGGCACGCTCGCCGGAGGCGCGAAGAAAGTGCCGATGACGGTCATTTTCAATGCGAATGCCGCCGCCGCCGCCGCCCAGGCCCTGCTGCGGGCGGTGACATTCCAGAGTACTCTCAGCAATCCCGTCACGCTGACCCGTACCGTCCGCGTCATCCTGACCGATGGCCATGGCGGCACCAGTAACGAGGCGCTCAAGTCCATCACGATCGGGTAG
- a CDS encoding inverse autotransporter beta domain-containing protein, with protein MRPVPTAALLSTLLALSGVPLTACAEEPRSYPQLLPIMQADDAAFERPIQTAPPFTRPLGPPARKATGSAPSLIQTTGGVMTEAAPGLQGRFSEPIMAPPATFPESTAVRAAPAVYMPEIPSSPPVPYMPPPASRWQSVSGEVETFGAPTIPPNDGPVVAPPTIDSPTAMPERAPISDSLQTEEFVGDSMNYPSDPWIAGNCPGNGNQCDNLCPEPNINGRFSPFFGGGIKPGNHRVISGGGFFIPLWQDAESLLYTNLVGRGDDQGAADGFFGIGYRQFMDPNWIFGTYLFYDLRASDQHNFYSQANLGLELFSLNWDFRFNGYFPGSDDKSAYVQSGYSDGTLITRNFRERAYPGFDFEVGERFLYWGWNDRYEVRWFLGGYYFEHSADGYPSFGGPRGRLEMRIHDLGWMGPQSRLEFGVESSYDRIRNEQIFGYVRLRIPFGGGGKTRDLLGPMRRRMVDLPVRPVD; from the coding sequence ATGCGTCCCGTTCCGACCGCTGCACTGCTGTCGACGCTGCTCGCCCTCTCCGGCGTGCCGCTGACCGCATGCGCTGAAGAACCACGCAGCTATCCGCAACTGCTCCCGATCATGCAGGCGGATGACGCCGCTTTCGAACGTCCGATTCAAACGGCCCCCCCGTTCACACGACCGCTTGGGCCGCCAGCCCGCAAAGCGACCGGCAGCGCCCCTTCCCTGATTCAAACCACGGGAGGCGTGATGACCGAAGCGGCCCCCGGGCTGCAAGGGCGGTTCTCTGAACCGATCATGGCGCCCCCGGCAACATTTCCCGAGTCAACCGCGGTACGGGCAGCGCCTGCAGTGTACATGCCTGAGATCCCCAGCAGCCCGCCGGTGCCATACATGCCTCCGCCGGCGTCTCGATGGCAGTCTGTTTCCGGCGAAGTCGAAACTTTCGGCGCTCCGACGATTCCGCCCAACGACGGCCCTGTCGTCGCACCGCCGACCATCGATTCCCCGACCGCAATGCCCGAGCGCGCTCCGATTTCAGACTCCTTGCAGACCGAAGAGTTTGTCGGCGACTCGATGAACTATCCCTCTGATCCGTGGATCGCAGGGAATTGTCCCGGCAACGGCAATCAGTGCGACAACCTGTGTCCCGAACCGAATATCAACGGCCGGTTCTCCCCCTTCTTCGGCGGCGGAATCAAGCCCGGCAACCATCGCGTCATTAGCGGCGGCGGATTCTTCATTCCGCTGTGGCAGGACGCCGAAAGCCTGTTGTACACCAACCTGGTCGGCCGCGGTGATGACCAGGGAGCCGCTGACGGCTTCTTCGGGATCGGTTACCGGCAGTTCATGGATCCCAACTGGATCTTCGGCACCTATCTCTTCTACGACCTGCGGGCTTCCGACCAGCACAATTTCTACAGTCAGGCGAATCTGGGACTCGAACTCTTCTCGCTGAACTGGGACTTCCGTTTCAACGGCTACTTCCCCGGCTCGGACGACAAGTCGGCCTATGTGCAATCAGGTTATTCCGACGGCACGCTGATCACTCGCAACTTCCGCGAACGAGCTTATCCCGGTTTCGATTTTGAAGTCGGCGAACGCTTCCTGTACTGGGGCTGGAACGACCGCTACGAAGTCCGCTGGTTCCTGGGAGGCTACTACTTCGAGCATTCCGCGGATGGTTATCCATCATTCGGCGGCCCCCGCGGGCGGCTGGAAATGCGAATTCACGATCTCGGCTGGATGGGGCCGCAGTCTCGTCTCGAGTTCGGCGTCGAATCGTCTTACGACCGCATTCGGAACGAACAGATCTTCGGTTACGTTCGCTTGCGGATTCCGTTCGGCGGCGGTGGAAAGACTCGCGACCTGCTTGGCCCGATGCGCCGCCGCATGGTCGACCTGCCGGTCCGCCCCGTGGACTGA
- a CDS encoding DUF1559 domain-containing protein has translation MNLQLSKLRNFQLFRGIRSAFTLIELLVVIAIIAILIALLLPAVQQARESARRSQCKNNLKQLGLAFHNYHDALNVFPPAYIDNNASFATSPVGSVDNNNTLGWGTLLLPYLDQAGLYNIIGTQTGDFSRTWMDKNNDGNNIDAIDAAKTIVPAFVCPSDPMGGLNTKLSSFGKSNYLVSGATQATANNGMFFINSRREFRDILDGTSNTLFVTERSTIAQPATSTNCGGSPCGYSGGLWIGPRAQTTGNTWTPGCVLYDVQNAGGDDGYLINGGNWNWVGGWIASSAHTGGIQVLMGDGAVRFLNENLDRLTYRKLVTPNGGEILGEF, from the coding sequence ATGAATCTGCAACTTTCAAAACTGCGTAATTTCCAGCTGTTTCGAGGCATTCGCTCAGCCTTTACGTTGATCGAATTGCTGGTGGTGATCGCGATCATTGCGATTCTCATTGCCTTGCTGCTGCCAGCAGTGCAGCAGGCCAGGGAATCGGCGCGTCGCAGCCAGTGCAAAAACAACCTCAAACAACTGGGCCTGGCATTCCACAACTATCACGATGCACTGAACGTCTTTCCGCCCGCCTATATCGACAACAACGCCAGTTTTGCGACCAGCCCTGTCGGTTCCGTGGACAATAATAACACGCTGGGCTGGGGCACTCTGCTGCTCCCCTATCTCGATCAGGCAGGCTTGTACAACATCATCGGCACCCAGACCGGCGATTTCTCCCGCACCTGGATGGATAAAAACAACGACGGCAACAACATCGACGCCATCGACGCCGCGAAAACCATTGTGCCGGCGTTTGTCTGTCCGTCCGATCCCATGGGCGGCCTGAACACCAAACTCAGCAGCTTTGGAAAGTCGAACTACCTCGTCAGCGGAGCGACGCAGGCCACCGCCAACAACGGGATGTTCTTCATCAATTCTCGTAGAGAGTTCCGCGATATTCTCGACGGCACGAGCAATACGCTGTTCGTGACAGAACGGTCCACCATCGCCCAGCCGGCCACCTCGACGAACTGCGGCGGCAGCCCATGTGGATACAGCGGAGGATTATGGATCGGCCCCCGCGCCCAGACCACAGGCAATACCTGGACCCCGGGCTGCGTGCTCTACGACGTGCAGAACGCCGGGGGTGACGACGGCTACCTGATCAACGGCGGAAACTGGAACTGGGTCGGCGGCTGGATCGCATCGAGCGCCCATACCGGCGGCATTCAGGTGCTGATGGGAGACGGCGCGGTGCGGTTCTTGAACGAGAACCTCGACCGCCTCACCTATCGCAAACTGGTCACTCCCAACGGCGGTGAAATCCTCGGCGAGTTCTAA